The genomic stretch CATATGACAGCGATTTCGTGGCGCTTGGCTGCCAGGAATGGGCCAGCTAGGGATCGCGGCGCTCAGAGAACCGGCTGCCGGGCAGTTCCTTACGGCGCATCGGCACACACTTGTGCTACTATAACAGCATTCTCACATTCTCTCCACTCCACGTCCACCTCGCTGAACCCCGACTCGCGCATGAGGCTCACGGCCGTCTCTACGCTCGCGGGCACGTCTATGTGATAGACCCCCGCGACCTCCTCCGCGGCGACGCCCATGGCCGCAGCACGTTCCTCAAGCGACTGTCGATATGTTGCCTCACTGGCTGAGTCGACGAACCAGTCGGCTTCTATGTACTTGCCTCCGGGCTTGAGGGCGCGTCGTATCCTTCTGTACAAACCCGCTCGTCGGGAGGGTAGCAGATGATGGATGGTGTTGACTGCGAGAATGTAATCGTATGCTCCATCGGGCAACGCCCCGGTCAGGTGTGATCCCCGTACCGCCCGGATCTGCGCGGCGCGTTCACGATGCGAGGCTCTGAGCCGCTCCAGCATCTTAGCGGATAGAGCTACCACGTCAACTTGGGCGCGGGGCGCTCGGGCGAAGACCCCGACAAGCTCCAAACCGGTGCCGCATCCCAGGCCGCATACTGCTATCGGTTCGTCCGTGGGGTCTATCGCCGCGGGGACGATGCGGGTGTAGAACTCCTCGAAACCCGTAGTCTCATGACGTCCGGACTCCTTCTCCTCAGCCCATGAGCGTTTCATGTGCTCCTCGTAACCCTCTACTCGGGCATCGAAGAAGGCCCCATTTCCTCAGCCTCAGGGCGATCCTGGCCCATCACGAAACGGACCGCCCTCGTCAGGCGCTCGGGGAAGTCCTTGGGGAACGTATGCGCCATGCTCTCTACAACTTCCATGCGGCAAGGCACGCCGTTGTTGTCCAGGGCGTACTGAAGTTCCGACGTCTCGGCAAGGAATTGGTCCCGCTCGCCAGTGATTATGTATCCCCTAACGCCACGTTCAGCCGCCGACCTTATGCAGGGGGCGAACATCTCCGCGCTGCGAACCGCAGGGACGATAGCGATGAATCCGCGTGAAG from Bacillota bacterium encodes the following:
- a CDS encoding class I SAM-dependent methyltransferase — its product is MKRSWAEEKESGRHETTGFEEFYTRIVPAAIDPTDEPIAVCGLGCGTGLELVGVFARAPRAQVDVVALSAKMLERLRASHRERAAQIRAVRGSHLTGALPDGAYDYILAVNTIHHLLPSRRAGLYRRIRRALKPGGKYIEADWFVDSASEATYRQSLEERAAAMGVAAEEVAGVYHIDVPASVETAVSLMRESGFSEVDVEWRECENAVIVAQVCADAP